A stretch of DNA from Pasteurellaceae bacterium RH1A:
GCGGGGCAAGTCGCTTAAGATTTTGCGACAGGACGGCAACCTAGCCGACCGAACTGCCTACAATATCAAGGCCGATGGGGTGGAGTTTGGTTCCAGCCAGCCCTATGCTGCCCTTCACCATTTTGGTGGGCGAGCAGGCCGGAGGCGGAAGGTCACTATACCTGCCCGACCATGGTTGGGAGTGGGTAGGCGTGATGAAGATTACCTCTTGGAAAAAGCCCGTCATCACTTACGCCAAACCTTACGAAATATTCGCTAAGGGAGAGAAATTCCAAACAAGCCTTAAAACGCCCGCTGTGGCGTTTTATCTTCTAAGCCTAGTATTTTATCGAGCCGAAAAATTTAAACGCACTTAAACGCATTTAAACGGCTCTTAAACGATGTTCTAGTTTTAGATTAAGCCCATTTCGGCCAGCCTTGCAAATTTTCCCCTTTTTTGAGCCGCTTGTTTTCTTTAAACCAGTTTAAAAGTCAAAAACCTGCCCAAGGGTTATTCTTGCCTCATTCAAGGAGAAGCCCATGAACCTTATCGAAATTTTTAAAGCAGGCAAACGGCCTGATGCCAATGGCCTAGAGGTCAATATTACCCCGGCCATGTTGCAAGAGGCGGTTGCCGCTTATAGCCCTCAATACCACGAGGCCCCGCTGGTGGTCGGCCACCCTAAATCTAATCTGCCGGCCTATGGCTGGGTCAAGAACCTGATTTTGGACGGTGATCTACTCAAGGCCGAACCCCAGCAAATCGACCCTGCTTTTGCAGAAATGGTGGCCAGCGGCCGCTTTAAGAAGATTTCCGCCTCCTTCTATCTGCCTGACAGCCCTAATAACCCTAAAAAGGGCGTGCTCTACTTGAGACACGTGGGCTTTTTAGGGGCTATGCCGCCAGCCGTCAAAGGCCTAAAAGACCCGGTCTTTAACGAGGCAGACCAAGAAGGCATTGTGAAATTTGAGGAACCCTTTTATCAACCCACCCCAGAGGACAATCCCATGGATAAAGACAAAATTGCCGAACTAGAAGCCAAACTGGCTGAAGCGGAAAAAGCCAAGACGGAGGCGGAACAAGCCAAAGTAAGTGCTGAAAATGAAGCGGCTCAACTGAAAGCTGAAAAACAGGCCGCAGAAGAAGCCAAGGCAGAGGCAGAAAATACCTCTTTTGCCGAGAGCCTTATTCAAGGTGGCAAACTCTTGCCCAAAGACCGTGAGGCGGTATTGAGCCTGCTTAATGCCAAACCAGGCACGGCTGACTTTTCCGAAAGCAACTTTAAAGCCGATTTAAAGGCCTTTTTAAACAGCCTGCCTAAGCACTATGACTTTACCGAGCCTGTGGCCACCAAAGACAAGGTGGCTGAAGGGCAAGACCAAACCATCGCTTATGCTGAAGGCACCAATCCTGCAAGTATCGAGGCCGACCAGAAAATCCGTGCCTATATGCAAGAACACAAGGTGAGCTACACCGCTGCCTTTAACGCCATTTACCAATAGAAGAGGAAACCGTATGACAACCGCATCTCAAGAACGCCTAGCCAAGCTGCGTATCCAAGACCCTGTTTTAACCGAGCTGGCTCAGGGTTATGACAACAATGAATTAGTGGGTGAAACCCTAATGCCTGTGGTAGAAATGACTAAGATGGAGGGCAAAATCCCGAAATTTGGTCGCCTAGCCTTCCGCCTAACCACCACAGCCCGTGCCTTACGCACTGCGTCTAACCGTCTTACACCTGATGATGTGGGATCAATCGATGTGAACTTAGAAGAACACGACATCGAATACCCAATTGACTACTTGGAAGATCCTGAAGCCAGCTTCCCGCTCAAACAGCATGCCCAACGTACCACGCAAGACATTATTGCCTTGGGCCGTGAAAAGGAAATTGCTGATTTGGCCTTAAATGAGGCTAGCTATGACAGCAGCAATAAAATCACTCTCAGTGGTACATCTCAATTTACCGACAGCAAGAATTCTGACCCTTTTGCAATCATTGAAGCAGGGAAAACAGCCGTCAAGCGTTCTATCGGCCACGCCGTCAATGTCTGTGTTATTTCAGGCGATGTATGGTCGGTGATTAAAGCCCACCCTTTAGTCATTGAAAAAATCAAGTATTCCCAAAAGGCTATTGTGACTCCTGAGCTTTTTGCCGAACTGATTGATGTGAAGACCGTTAAAATTGGTGAAGCAGTTTATGAAGACCAGGGGGCGCTGAAAGACATTTGGTCAGGGGCGATTGTTTTAGCTTATGTACCAGAAAAGGCCAAAGACCAGAAACATAACCTCTACAAACCGTCCTTTGGCTACACGCCTCGCCGTAAGAGCGGCCTCTTTGTGGATACCTATGTAGAAAGTGGAGGCAAGATTGAATTAGTCCGTACCACCGACATTTACAAGCCCCATCTTTTAGGTGCTTCCGCAGGCTACTTGGTTAAGGGCTGTATTTAACCCTCTCTCCTGCCTAAAATCCCCTCCCTCGCCTGCGGGGAGGGCTAGGGTGGGGGGAGAAAATTCAAACATCAACAAGAGGAAAAACCATGAGCAAGATCATCGCCACCGTCAAAAACTGCCCTCTTTTGCATAACGGCAAGCGTTATGAAATTGGCAGCCAAATTGAGCTGACCGAAGCTGAGGCAGCCGAACTGGCTATTTACCTTGAGCAGGTACAAACCCTGGACATCAATCCACCTGCTTCGCCTGAAGAGGCTCAAGCACCTGAAGAGGCTCAAGCACTTGAGGAGGCTCAAACACCTGAGGAGCCTAAAGCCCCAAAGGCCGAGCCAATAAGGCCAAAGAGGCTGCCTAATGTATATCACGATTAACGAGCTGCTAATGGCCTTTAGCCGCAAGATTATGGTGCAACTCAGCAATGACGACCCGACCGCTCAAGAGCCTGATCTAGGGGTACTGGAAACCGCCCTTAAGGTGGCCAATGAGCGGATAGACGCAGCCCTGCGTTCCCGCTATGCCTTGCCGCTTAAAGACGTACCCACGCTCCTTAATCAACATGCCCTGACCTTGGCCCGCTACTGGCTCTACAGTCGCCGGCCTGAAACCAAAATGCCGGACACCGTGAAAGATACCTACAGCCAGGCCATCAAGGAGTTAGAGCAAATCGCCCAGGGCAAGTTGCACCTAGGTGTGGCCCTGCTCACAGAGGAGGGTGCAAAGGGTGACTTGCTCACAGACCAGAGCGAATTTGCGGTCAGGGCTGGCAAGCGACTTAACACCGAGGGTTACTGATGTCTGCCACCCAACCC
This window harbors:
- a CDS encoding inorganic pyrophosphatase, which translates into the protein MTTASQERLAKLRIQDPVLTELAQGYDNNELVGETLMPVVEMTKMEGKIPKFGRLAFRLTTTARALRTASNRLTPDDVGSIDVNLEEHDIEYPIDYLEDPEASFPLKQHAQRTTQDIIALGREKEIADLALNEASYDSSNKITLSGTSQFTDSKNSDPFAIIEAGKTAVKRSIGHAVNVCVISGDVWSVIKAHPLVIEKIKYSQKAIVTPELFAELIDVKTVKIGEAVYEDQGALKDIWSGAIVLAYVPEKAKDQKHNLYKPSFGYTPRRKSGLFVDTYVESGGKIELVRTTDIYKPHLLGASAGYLVKGCI
- a CDS encoding peptidase; this translates as MNLIEIFKAGKRPDANGLEVNITPAMLQEAVAAYSPQYHEAPLVVGHPKSNLPAYGWVKNLILDGDLLKAEPQQIDPAFAEMVASGRFKKISASFYLPDSPNNPKKGVLYLRHVGFLGAMPPAVKGLKDPVFNEADQEGIVKFEEPFYQPTPEDNPMDKDKIAELEAKLAEAEKAKTEAEQAKVSAENEAAQLKAEKQAAEEAKAEAENTSFAESLIQGGKLLPKDREAVLSLLNAKPGTADFSESNFKADLKAFLNSLPKHYDFTEPVATKDKVAEGQDQTIAYAEGTNPASIEADQKIRAYMQEHKVSYTAAFNAIYQ
- a CDS encoding phage virion morphogenesis protein — encoded protein: MIKITLNDTQAVSSLQQIARQLESPRRLYGILGESLKKIHNQRFKQEIDPEGNRWQALSDRTLALKRKRGKSLKILRQDGNLADRTAYNIKADGVEFGSSQPYAALHHFGGRAGRRRKVTIPARPWLGVGRRDEDYLLEKARHHLRQTLRNIR